The DNA region ACCGATTGGACGACGAATTTCAACGGCACGGTTAAATCCTTCATAACCGGGTACTTTATCGCCAACCATGGCCGCAATACCACCGCTGTACTTGTCGGTAACAACCATACCAACCTGAATATTTTTAGCGCGTTTATTTAACAAAGCCATCGTAGATGTCACCGCTTTTTCTGCTGCTTCCTGGGCCATTGGATCTAGTGTGGTATACACTTTAACGCCCGATTGTTGCAGTAACGAATCTCCATAACGATCGCGGAGCTCTTGTTTCACAACAGCAAAAAATGCGGGTAATTTTTGATGCACCGATTTTTTTGCACTACGTAAGCCGATAGGCGACTCTGCAGCGGCCTTATATTGCGCAACAGTAAGCTTATCATTTTCCATTAATATGCGTAAAACGAGGTCTCGTCGTTCTTGAGATCGTTCAGGGTAACGCCACGGATTGTAATAAGATGGCCCTTTAATTACCGCCACCAAAAAGGCTTGCTGCGATACCGTTAACTCACCCACAGGACGGCCAAAATAAAACTGTGAGGCTAAGCCCATGCCGTGTACACCACGAGACTTATCTTGCCCCATGTACACTTCATTTAGGTAGGCTTCTAAAATTTCATCCTTGCTGTAACGAAAATCAATAATCAGCGCCATTAACGCTTCGCGTACTTTACGCACTATAGAGCGCTCACTGCTTAAAAAGAAGTTTTTGGCTAATTGCTGGGTCAACGTTGAACCGCCCTGCACAGTTCGGCCAGCAGTAATATTGACCATTGCCGCGCGGGCAATAGCTAAGGGATTAACCCCAAAATGATCATAAAAGCTACGGTCTTCCACTAAAATGAGTGCATCGATAATAATGCTAGGGATCTCAGGACTTGGAACAAATAAACGATCTTCTCCGTCGCCAGCAACAATGCGGTCGAGTAATACAGGCTCTAGATGGAATACCGCCAATTCACGCTTATCAGACATGCGAGTCACTGAACTCACCCCTTCAGAGTCAAAGCTAATCATTACGCGTTGCTCAGCTTGATTGCCTTCGGGATGTAAAAAAGGACGACGCCATAATTCAATACGAGTACTTGAAGCCGAAAACTCGCCAACTTGCCTTGGGTTAGCCACTTTTCGGTAACCAAGCAGTTTCAACTCTGCCATTAATTGAGGATGGTTAATTGCCGCACCTGGGTATAGCGCCATTGAACGACTAAACACTTGAGCAGGTAAATGCCACTTTTGACCTTCAAATTTTTGCGCAATAATTTGGTCTAAATAAATCGCATAAAAACTGACCACGGCGGCACCCACAATGGCTAATTTCCACGTGAGTGACCAGATTTTACGCCACAATGATGAACCACGTTTTTTTGCTGTGGCCGAAGACTTTTTATTTTTTCTGGTTTTTTTTGTCATAACTGATTGATTCGTTTTCCATATAATCCTGAAATATGTATATATTGCTAATAAATGCTATCGCTTATTTACATGCCAGGCGTTTTCTTTTTAGTATATTTGGTTGCTACTGTGTTCACAGGATCATCTGGCCATAAATGCCTTGGATAACGACCGCGCATTTCTTTTTTTACATCCATATAAGGACCTTGCCAAAAACTTGCTAAATCAGCTGTGGCTGCTAATGGTCTTTGTGCTGGCGATAATAGCTCCATTGTCACCGTCATTTTGCCGTGTAATATGGTCGGGCTTTGCGCTAAGCCTAACGCTTCTTGCAATCGTACACTTAATAAAGCTCGCCCTTGTTGTTCGGCGTTATGATAAAAATGCCCATCAACATCTAATGGCATCTGGTAACGAATAGGGGCACGAGTGCCTGTTGCCATCGGCCAATGTGTCGGCACCAATTGTTCTAATAGCTGTTGCTGTTGCCAGTTGAGTAAGTTTTTCACCAACCCATAAGCACCAACCTTAGTTAACGCGGCCAGTGAGCGAATGTTATCTAAATAGGGCCCAAGCCAATCTTCTAGTGTCGCTAATAAATGCTCATCGGTTAAGCAAGGCCAATCATGCTCTGGTGTAAAATGACGTGCTAATTCAACCCGATATTGTAACTGGATTAATTTGTCATCACGATTAAGAATTGTTAACCCTTTAATGCGGACCTGTTCCAATAATGCGGCGATAATCTGTGCGGGCTCTGGTGTAATTCCAGTATCGGTTTTAATAATAACCTCACCGATTTTGGTATGTTTTTCAGCAAAAAACCGCCCTTTTGCTTCATCCCAACCACCGTGAATGTGAGTGGTTACTAACGAAGCAAGCTCTGCCGTAAATAAGCGTTCATCCAATTTGGTAGCAAGGTACACTTGGCCGGCATTACGCCCTTGAGTTTCTTGAAAGTCAGCGACCACTAACCAAGGTTCATGAGCCAAACTATCATCGGCATTGATCACCACACCAGTACCATTACTCAATAAAAAGCCTTCATGACCACGGGCTTTGGCAATACGATCTGGGTAAGCAAGTGCTAACAAATAACTAATATCACGTGTGGATGCATTACGTATTGCTTCATTTACCTGTCCCGATATCGCCAAAGATTGCTGCCATTGTCTTACTTGTTGTTTAATCTGTCCCTGCAAAGCCTCGGTCAAATAATGATGAATATCAGCGCCTTTTTTCGGTAATCCACGGGCTTCAATAATGCCTGCTAAAACGCATGCTAACAGACAAAGCTGTGGCTGATTGTCTTGCAAAGCAAGTTGTTTAGCTTTAAGCAGCATATGCGCTAAGCGCGGATGGCAACCTAATGCATAAGCCTCTCGACCAAGTGGTGTTAACTTATGTTGCTGGTCAATTAATTCCAATTGAATGAGTAACCGCCAAGCAACTTGTTCATGGATCTGCGGCGGTGGTGTGAGCAGCGATAATTCGGCAAATGATTTAGCCCCCCAATTGGCACAATCAAGCGCCATTGCAGTGAGCTCTGCTTGAGTGATTTCGGGTTCATCAACGTTACGCATTCGCCCTTGCTCTTCTTGGCTCCACAAACGCACGCAATAACCAGCTGCTAAACGCCCTGCACGGCCACTACGCTGAATTGCCGAGGCTTGGCTAATACGCTTAAGCCCTAAGCGTGTCACGCCGGTTTTAGGGTTAAAACTCGCTTCACGTCGATAACCACTGTCTATGACAAGGGTAATACCTTCAATCGTTAAACTTGATTCAGCCACATTGGTCGCGAGGACGATTTTACGTTTACCCGGTTCTGCAGCGCGAATGGCGAGATCTTGCTCCGCTGACGACAAGTCGCCATACATAGGACAAATAAGCCATGATGCATCCAAACGCTGACGTAATAGTCCGGCTAATTTACGGATCTCACCTTTACCAGGTAAAAATGCGAGCACACTACCTTGCTGATATGGCGTTAGATTGGAGTCTGAAATGATATCGATGATCACACGAGACATGTGCGTTAGCCACATCTGTTGGCTAGGGCAAGGTTGATAAGCAATCTCAACGGCAAAACTACGGCCATCGCTGTGTATTTTCGCAGCATCAGGCATCAAGGTGTCTAATGGCAAACCCGACAAGGTGGCTGACATAGCAATAATGTGTAAATCGTCACGTAATGATTGCTGTACTTCCAATGCTAAAGCCAAGCCTAAATCGGTAGGGAGGTGACGCTCGTGAATTTCATCGAAAATAATCACATCAATCCCACTCAGTTCAGGATCTTGCTGGATCATTCGGGTCAAAATACCTTCGGTAACAATTTCTAAACGAGTATCTGCGCTGACTTTTGACTCGCCGCGCACACGATAACCCACCAGTTGCCCAACTGGTTGTCCCAATTGTTTAGCGATAAATTGTGCAACATTTCTGGCGGCGACTCGACGAGGTTCAAGCATCAGAATTTTGCCACTAATTTCAGGCCAAGCTAACATGGCCAATGGCAATGCCGTTGATTTACCCGCGCCGGTAGGTGCTTCAAGAATAATCTGTGAATGGGTGGCAAACTGCTCGCGTAATGCGTTGAGCACCGCGTGAATAGGTAATTTAGTGGTCATCAATGATTCTATTTGCGGCAATGCTTGTTTTGAGGTCAAGGATATTAACTTTTACGGCAATTTTCTAAGGTTCATTCTACCCACAATTGCACCGAAGTGTCATTAACTGCCGGTTTCACGAGTCAATTAATCATCTTTGACCATCAGATCACTTTATTGACTCAATTTATGTTAACCAGGGTGTCCGTAAACCACTCTGTAATTCTGCTAATCGGGTCGGTTTATTAATGGCATAACCTTGAGCATAATCGACACCAATATTTTTCAGGTATACACCAATTTCGGTGTTTTCCACAAACTCTGCAATCACTTCAAAGTCCATGTCTTTACCAAGCTGACAAATGGCTGAAACAATGGCTTTATCACTGCGGTTTTCACATAAATTCACCACAAATTGGCCATCAATTTTAACATAATCTACGTCAAGGCATTTCAAATAAGCAAAGCTGGAAAAACCAGAACCAAAATCATCTAAAGCAATTTTACACCCAAAAGGTTCCAGTAAATCGATTAATCCTGTGGCTTGATCTAACTGGCTTACCGCGGCTGTTTCGGTAATTTCAAAACATAATTTACTCACTAGCTCAGGTTCTACCATCAAGCGCATTTCGAGCCAATTCATAAATTCTTTATCCGCAAGCGACATAGCTGATAAATTTACCGACACCATAGAAAGTTGCTTCCAGATGGCTAAATTATTGCCACCCCACTTCAATAAATGGTCAATGACCCATTTATCGACTCGTGGCGCTAAGTTATAACGTTCGGCTGCAGGTAAAAATACACCTGGTGATATATATTGGCCATCGCTTTGTACCATACGCAGCAAGATTTCCATGTGAATACCAGTCTCGGGTTTATCTAGCGGCTCAATTAATTGATAAAATAATTCAAACTGATTTAAGGCTAACGCTCCTGTAATATCAACAGAAGCAAGCATTTGGTTATACATGAAGTGCATTTGTGGGTCTTCAGGATTATAAAAATGCCAACAATTGCGACCTTTTTCTTTGGCTAATCGGCAAGCTGCATCCGCTTTACTCATAACGCCATAAATATCAGGATCAGCATAATCTACCTTGGCGATCCCAATACTGGCACTGATATTATGCTTAATACCTTTCCAAATAAATTCATGGTCAAATAATTGCTGACAAATCCGTTTAGCCACTTGTTGTGATGATGACATATCTGAGTAATGCATCAATAATCCAAACTCATCGCCGCCTAAACGTGCAACAACATCACCTTTACGCAGTAATTGTTTTAATCGTGTCGCCACTTGTTGTAGCAGTATGTCACCAGCTTGATGTCCGCTTAAATCATTCACAACCTGAAATTGATCTAAATCGATAAACGCTATACAAGCAGGTACTTGATCTTCTTCATGTAATAGTTCTTCAAGCATGTTTTCAAACTGCAACCGATTGGGTAATCCAGTTAACACATCATAATTTGAATGAAACGACAATTCATCGGTAAGTCGGTAACGCTCAGTCACATCTTCAATCATTAACAATAACTGCTGTTGCTGATTAAGAGCCTGACAAAAACTAAACTTATACCACTTAATTTGAACTCCATTTCGTAGCGGCACTTCACACCAAGCTTGGCGTAAAATCCCTTCACGAACAATATGCAATGTATCAAGTAGCAGTGGATGATCGTCTTCACGTAATAAGTTAAATAAACTCTGCCCTATGGTTATAGGTAAACTATGTTTACTCACCCCATTTTGCAGTACCACATTATCGTGTAAATCAATCAGCGCACATGGCATAGGCAATAATTGAAATAACTCTTGATACTGCTTATTTTTGTTATCAAATAGCACTGCTAAACGTCGTAACTCTAATGAAGACGCTAGTTGATATGCTGTGTCTTCAAGTAAATTGAGTACAAATTGACATGGATCGTCATACTGATTGGCCACAGGATTAGTATCTGATGCACACAAGGTCCCAAGTACAACCTTAACATTACCCACCTGTAATACTGAGCTTAATCCAAGATGTTTGCAGTCAATATCAAGGTCATCAAATATCTCTAAAAGCGGGATTAATATTGGATTGTCGGCAGCGATTAACTCTTGTTCGGCTAAAGAAGCATAAATAATAGGTTGATGATTGCAGAGTATGGATTCAAATAAAGGAAAGTTATCTTGAAGCTGTTGATTAAAAAGTGGTTCTGATGTGGATGATGCACCAAAATAACTGACACATTGTTGTTCAGTGGTATCGATTATATCACTATCAACTGCGAATAATTTATCATATTGACTAGTCAACACAAATGCAGCAGTGCATTCCATTCTTTTGCAAACTAATTGCAGAGCCTGATTAAGCAGTGATAACACCGAAGTATTATTGCCTTCAATAGGTCCATCAGTAAAAACGCTTTTCAATAGTTGCTGGGTACTATTGGTCATTCATCAACTCAGTTAAGGTTAGCAATTCAATTTGCTGGGAATAAAGTCACTTATCACATGGAGCTTATCGCTAAAGATAAGTACCATATTGGTTAAATAGTTAACTGATAATGTGATAAATTTTTACATTAAGTGCTATTAATAATCTATTCACGCTTATGTTTCAACCCAACTGATCACAGGCTCAACCGAATGCAATCATGTCCATCAACAAGATTATTTGTGGGCTTTAGTTTAGATGAACCACAAACACAAAAAATATTACATTTACAACAATCACTTAAACATAAAACAGACACTAACCCCGCAATGGTTTTAGCACACAATTTACATCTAACATTAGGCTTTTTCGGTTCAGTAGATCCGACCAGTTACGCTGATATTCTTACCGCTATAGAACAAATGCCAAAGACCAAATTTAGCCAAACTATCGATACCTTAGATTGGTGGCAAGCTGCAAAAACAATCTGCTTAAAAGGACAGGCCTGTGCATCATTGCACACTATGGCTGATGCCGTTAGGAGAATTGCAGATATTCACCAACTCGCAAAAAATCAATATGACTATATTCCACATATTAGTCTATTTCGCGGGGTGACATCGGTATCACTGCCAAAAACTAAACCGAACATTCAACTCACCATTGCACCGAGCCATTTACATTTATATCAATCGACTCGTCAGCACAATAATGTTCATTATACGATATTAAAAAGTTGGCCTTTAAAGCTCAAAGAATAAAAAAAACCGCCGTCACATAAGGTGAACGACGGCTTTGTCACGCTCAAAAATAATTAGTCTTTCAATAACTCAGCTATCGTCAATACGCCATGAGTTGTGGCACCTGCGCCCCACAATGGTGATGCAGATGATTCAAATGCAGCCGCTAAATCAACATGCAACCAATTTGCTTCTGGCGACACAAAACGCCATAAGAACCCAGCAGCATTTGATGCACCGCCCGCGCCACCACCTTTGGTTGGTCGGCTATTAGCCGTATCGGCATAAGCTGATGGACACATATCTTTATGCCAAGCATCTAACGGCAACGGCCATACATTCTCAGATACTGCAGCAGCGCTCTTTTGTGCTAATTGCAATGTCGCCATTTGTGGTGAAAAAATCGCATTATAATTTGAACCTACCGCCATCACAGCAGCACCGGTTAATGTTGCAGCATCAATAATTAAACCTGCACCTGTTTCTGACGCGGCTTGTAAACCATCAGCCAGTACTAAACGCCCTTCAGCGTCAGTATTAACCACTTCAACCGTAGTACCATTTTTATACGTTAAAATGTCACCTAATTTAAAGGCTCGACCGCTGATTAGATTTTCCGCACAACAAAGGAATAGCTTAACGCGTTTATTTAACCCCTCCTTCATCGCCAATCCCAACGCAGCAGTAACAGTTGCTGCGCCGCCCATGTCGCATTTCATTGCTAACATGCCTTCTGACGACTTCAAGCTATAACCGCCAGAGTCAAATGTAATGCCTTTACCCACTAAAGCCACAGATACCGGTGCATCAGCGCCTAATGGATTAAAGTCGAGCTCTAACAACGCAGGAGGACGTTCACTACCACGACCAACAGCATGAATACCGACCCATTTTTTCTCTAATAATTCTTGGCCTTCAACAATAGTAAAACTGACATGGTCGCCACCAATATTTTTTAACCAAGACGCAGCTTGATTAGCCAAAGACAACGGCGATAAATCTTCAGGGGTATCATTAATTAATTTACGGGCAAACTGGGCTGCTACAGCACGATGGTTCAACGTCTCTTTGTCAGCATCGCTGCCACACCAGTCCACTTGATATCCTGTTTTAGCCGTAGCAAAACCTTGCGCAAATGCCCACTGTGAATGCAAATTCCATAAACCACCCTCTAGCTGCACATAATTGATGCCTTGAGTGCGAATTTTTCTTGCAGCCATTTGCACTTGTCGCAGTTCATCGCCACCCGATAAATGGATAGTCGCCTTAGTACCTTGATAAGTGACATCAGCTTTACCCCAATGTTCTGCAGGGGCTTCGGTGGTGAGAGTAACGGTCATAATATTCATAATAATCCCTTGTAGTAAGTCTAAAAACACCAATACTCGTGTTTAATCACGAGTCAATGGCAGTAGTGTAGACAAAACATAATCGATAAACCAAGCTAAAGTTTGTTAGCATAGTTGTAAATCAACTCATCAAATGAGTCATCGATGCAATTTACTCCCAAATTAGAATCCGGTGTATTAATTAAACGTTATAAACGCTTCCTTGCAGATATTGAACTGCTTAATGGACAAGAAATCACCATTCATTGCCCTAATACTGGTTCAATGAAAAACTGTTTATTTCCAGGTGAAAAAGTATGGTTTTCCACCTCTGATAATCCCAAACGTAAATATGCCCACACTTGGGAATTGATGCAGACAGATCAGCAACAACTTATCGGGATTAATACTGGACGAGCCAATGCTCTTGCAGAAGAAGCCATTAATCGACAAGTGATACCTGAGCTACTAGGTTATGACAGCCTAAAACGTGAAGTAAAATACGGCAATGAAAACAGCCGTATCGATATTTTACTCACTAGCCAAAACCAACCAGACTGTTATATTGAAGTGAAGAGTTGTACTTTACTAGAACAGCAGATGGGCTATTTCCCAGATGCTGTGACCACTCGAGGACAAAAGCACCTACGAGAGTTAATGCACATGGCTGAATTAGGACACCGTGCGGTATTATTGTTTGTGGTACAACACAGTGGTATAAATTGCGTAAAACCCGCACGACATATCGATCCACAGTATGCTGATTTACTTCAACAAGCAGTATTAGAGGGGGTTGAAGTGTTAGCGTATAAAACTGACCTTTCACCATTAGAAAGTCAGATAACGACTTCATGTAAAGTGATGGTGTAAATCAAAGAAAAAGTGAAAATAAAAAAGTAAAAAATTTGCCACGCTGTAGAGTTTCTGTTATAGATAGCGGCCGTAAATTTAAGACGCCCTTAAAACGCAAATTATTACAGGAGATGCGTTATGCCTCAAGGCACGAAAAAACTTGGCGTACTCGCTATCGCTGGTGTAGATCCTTACCAGGAATCAGCTGGTGAAGAGTATATGAATCCCAAGCAACGTGGTCACTTTAAGTTGATCCTCGAAGCATGGCGTAACCAATTGCGTGAAGAAGTCGACCGTACGTTAACTCACATGCAAGATGAAGCTGCAAATTTTCCTGATCCTGTAGACCGTGCAGCACAAGAAGAAGAATTCAGCTTGGAATTACGTGCACGTGATAGAGAACGTAAACTGATCAAAAAGATTGAAAAGACGTTACAACTAATCGAAGAAGATGATTTTGGTTACTGTAATTCATGTGGTGTCGAAATTGGCATTCGTCGTCTTGAAGCTCGTCCTACTGCCGATCAGTGTATCGACTGTAAGACCCTAGCAGAAATCAAAGAAAAACAAATGGCGGGTTAATCCGTTATCAAAAGAGCGAGATTATCTCGCTCTTTTGTTTTCTTTATTTAACCGACTTAACAACATCGTTGTTTTACCACTTTATTTTGTGGTTACAAAAACAATACTGTATTAGTGACCCCAAAACATTACCAAACCATGAGTATTACTTCCTACATCGGACGTTTTGCGCCATCCCCATCAGGCCCGCTTCATTTTGGTTCACTCATTGCTGCATTAGGCAGTTATCTTCGCGCGCACAGTCAGCAAGGCCAATGGTTAGTTCGTATAGAAGACATTGATCCCCCACGTGAAGTTATCGGTGCAAGTGATAATATCCTTAGAACACTCGATGCCTATGGCTTACATTGGCATGGCACCGTTTTATTTCAACACCAACGACATCAAGCATATCAAAACCAAATTGATGAACTTGTTGCCAATGACAATGCTTATTACTGCCAATGTAGTCGTAAAATCATTCAAACTAGCGGTGGGGTGTACGATGGGCGTTGCGGTCGGCATCAACCTAGACTGACACACGGCGCGATTCGAATTCGTAATCGAGTTAAAACAGATAGTTTTGTTGATCAAATTCAAGGCCATGTGATTGTCGATAAACACTTCGCTGAAGAAGACTTTATCATTAAACGTAGCGATGGTTTATATGCATATCAACTCGCTGTTGTGCTCGATGATGCCTATCAAGGTATCACTGAAGTTGTCAGAGGTTGTGATTTACTTGAATCCAGTTGCCGACAAATAAGCATGTTTTCACAACTGGGATTGGCTCAACCTAGTTGGCTACATTTACCGTTAGCCTGTACCGAAAAAAGCTTTAAATTATCAAAACAAAATAATGCCCCCGCCATCGATATAATCAAGCCACAGGCGAGTATAAATGCCGCACTAGCCTTCTTGGGTCAGCAAACCGTTGATTATGATTCGGTAGAGGTGATGCTTGAACAAGCCATAGAACAATTTAATATAAGCACTATTCCGGCAAAAAAAGAAATTGTCTTATCGGCGAGAAATAGCTAGCAATCGTTACCATTCAGTATAAGTTATGGCATTAAACCTTTTTAGCACTACGGCATGTATACTCATTCGATTACATTTAATGTATTATACCCGCCAGATTTTTAATCAAATTATTCTAGCATTCCGAGGTGTATTATTTTTCGCCGTATTAGCCAATTCTGCAAACAGCTATTTGAAACCAACAAAGTAGCTCCAGTGCTTGAAGAGTCCATTCAAGAAGATGGCTTGCGTCTGGATATTATCTCCAGAGATGGCCACTCAGTTTCACGTCGTCAAATTAGTGAAAACGCACTAAAAGTACTCTACCGTCTTAATAAATCAGGCTATAAAGCCTATTTAGTGGGTGGTGGTGTCCGCGATATCCTTTTAGGACTTGAACCAAAAGATTTTGACGTCGTCACCAACGCTACCCCAGAAGACATAAAGCGATTATTTCGTAACTGTCGTTTAGTTGGACGTCGCTTTAGATTGGCACACATCGTTTTTGGTCGTGACGTCATCGAAGTAGCTACCTTCCGCGGTCACCACAGTGAAAGCGACGATAAGGTGTCTAAGTCTAATGCTGAAGGGCGTTTATTACGCGACAACGTTTACGGTGGGATTGATGAAGATGCGGAACGTCGTGACTTTACCATTAATGCTCTTTACTACGACATTAATGACTATTCTATTCGCAGTTATGGCGGTGGTATAAACGACCTCAATGCTCGCACAATTAAGCTCATTGGCGATCCAGAAACTCGCTACCGCGAAGATCCGGTGCGTATGCTCCGAGCCGTTCGTTTTGCCACTAAACTTGATATGCAAATCGACGCAGTTACCGCTGACCCCATCAAAGCACTAGCACCATTATTAAGCGATATCCCTGCGGCACGCATGTACGAAGAAGTATTAAAACTCTTCTTTGCCGGTAAAGCAGAAGCCAATTATCAGATGATGCTACGCTTTGGTTTATTCACGCCCTTGTTTCCACAAGTCGGCGAGCTTATCGAAGAA from Shewanella polaris includes:
- the mrcB gene encoding penicillin-binding protein 1B gives rise to the protein MTKKTRKNKKSSATAKKRGSSLWRKIWSLTWKLAIVGAAVVSFYAIYLDQIIAQKFEGQKWHLPAQVFSRSMALYPGAAINHPQLMAELKLLGYRKVANPRQVGEFSASSTRIELWRRPFLHPEGNQAEQRVMISFDSEGVSSVTRMSDKRELAVFHLEPVLLDRIVAGDGEDRLFVPSPEIPSIIIDALILVEDRSFYDHFGVNPLAIARAAMVNITAGRTVQGGSTLTQQLAKNFFLSSERSIVRKVREALMALIIDFRYSKDEILEAYLNEVYMGQDKSRGVHGMGLASQFYFGRPVGELTVSQQAFLVAVIKGPSYYNPWRYPERSQERRDLVLRILMENDKLTVAQYKAAAESPIGLRSAKKSVHQKLPAFFAVVKQELRDRYGDSLLQQSGVKVYTTLDPMAQEAAEKAVTSTMALLNKRAKNIQVGMVVTDKYSGGIAAMVGDKVPGYEGFNRAVEIRRPIGSLIKPFVYASALNQSDKFTLATPVEDKPITLKNEQGKTWSPKNFDKKFSGQVPLLTAFKDSMNVPTVNVGLAVGVSNVASTLQKSGWADDISPYPSMLLGAVNGSPLMVAQVYQTVADGGRYRKLTSITAVLDSQNQALDVSRAAGSQAINPATDYLIQYAMNQVVRNGTAKRLGAAFPGVRLAGKTGTSNDSRDSWFAGFDERNVAAIWVGQDDNSKTGLYGSSGAMAVYQAFLQQRPPLSLRMIPVNGVINGYFDRTTGAAKQGNCDNIIGLPALDSSYRPAKNCGESLSWWQKLVGN
- the hrpB gene encoding ATP-dependent helicase HrpB, producing the protein MTTKLPIHAVLNALREQFATHSQIILEAPTGAGKSTALPLAMLAWPEISGKILMLEPRRVAARNVAQFIAKQLGQPVGQLVGYRVRGESKVSADTRLEIVTEGILTRMIQQDPELSGIDVIIFDEIHERHLPTDLGLALALEVQQSLRDDLHIIAMSATLSGLPLDTLMPDAAKIHSDGRSFAVEIAYQPCPSQQMWLTHMSRVIIDIISDSNLTPYQQGSVLAFLPGKGEIRKLAGLLRQRLDASWLICPMYGDLSSAEQDLAIRAAEPGKRKIVLATNVAESSLTIEGITLVIDSGYRREASFNPKTGVTRLGLKRISQASAIQRSGRAGRLAAGYCVRLWSQEEQGRMRNVDEPEITQAELTAMALDCANWGAKSFAELSLLTPPPQIHEQVAWRLLIQLELIDQQHKLTPLGREAYALGCHPRLAHMLLKAKQLALQDNQPQLCLLACVLAGIIEARGLPKKGADIHHYLTEALQGQIKQQVRQWQQSLAISGQVNEAIRNASTRDISYLLALAYPDRIAKARGHEGFLLSNGTGVVINADDSLAHEPWLVVADFQETQGRNAGQVYLATKLDERLFTAELASLVTTHIHGGWDEAKGRFFAEKHTKIGEVIIKTDTGITPEPAQIIAALLEQVRIKGLTILNRDDKLIQLQYRVELARHFTPEHDWPCLTDEHLLATLEDWLGPYLDNIRSLAALTKVGAYGLVKNLLNWQQQQLLEQLVPTHWPMATGTRAPIRYQMPLDVDGHFYHNAEQQGRALLSVRLQEALGLAQSPTILHGKMTVTMELLSPAQRPLAATADLASFWQGPYMDVKKEMRGRYPRHLWPDDPVNTVATKYTKKKTPGM
- a CDS encoding putative bifunctional diguanylate cyclase/phosphodiesterase encodes the protein MTNSTQQLLKSVFTDGPIEGNNTSVLSLLNQALQLVCKRMECTAAFVLTSQYDKLFAVDSDIIDTTEQQCVSYFGASSTSEPLFNQQLQDNFPLFESILCNHQPIIYASLAEQELIAADNPILIPLLEIFDDLDIDCKHLGLSSVLQVGNVKVVLGTLCASDTNPVANQYDDPCQFVLNLLEDTAYQLASSLELRRLAVLFDNKNKQYQELFQLLPMPCALIDLHDNVVLQNGVSKHSLPITIGQSLFNLLREDDHPLLLDTLHIVREGILRQAWCEVPLRNGVQIKWYKFSFCQALNQQQQLLLMIEDVTERYRLTDELSFHSNYDVLTGLPNRLQFENMLEELLHEEDQVPACIAFIDLDQFQVVNDLSGHQAGDILLQQVATRLKQLLRKGDVVARLGGDEFGLLMHYSDMSSSQQVAKRICQQLFDHEFIWKGIKHNISASIGIAKVDYADPDIYGVMSKADAACRLAKEKGRNCWHFYNPEDPQMHFMYNQMLASVDITGALALNQFELFYQLIEPLDKPETGIHMEILLRMVQSDGQYISPGVFLPAAERYNLAPRVDKWVIDHLLKWGGNNLAIWKQLSMVSVNLSAMSLADKEFMNWLEMRLMVEPELVSKLCFEITETAAVSQLDQATGLIDLLEPFGCKIALDDFGSGFSSFAYLKCLDVDYVKIDGQFVVNLCENRSDKAIVSAICQLGKDMDFEVIAEFVENTEIGVYLKNIGVDYAQGYAINKPTRLAELQSGLRTPWLT
- the thpR gene encoding RNA 2',3'-cyclic phosphodiesterase codes for the protein MQSCPSTRLFVGFSLDEPQTQKILHLQQSLKHKTDTNPAMVLAHNLHLTLGFFGSVDPTSYADILTAIEQMPKTKFSQTIDTLDWWQAAKTICLKGQACASLHTMADAVRRIADIHQLAKNQYDYIPHISLFRGVTSVSLPKTKPNIQLTIAPSHLHLYQSTRQHNNVHYTILKSWPLKLKE
- the pepB gene encoding aminopeptidase PepB, with amino-acid sequence MNIMTVTLTTEAPAEHWGKADVTYQGTKATIHLSGGDELRQVQMAARKIRTQGINYVQLEGGLWNLHSQWAFAQGFATAKTGYQVDWCGSDADKETLNHRAVAAQFARKLINDTPEDLSPLSLANQAASWLKNIGGDHVSFTIVEGQELLEKKWVGIHAVGRGSERPPALLELDFNPLGADAPVSVALVGKGITFDSGGYSLKSSEGMLAMKCDMGGAATVTAALGLAMKEGLNKRVKLFLCCAENLISGRAFKLGDILTYKNGTTVEVVNTDAEGRLVLADGLQAASETGAGLIIDAATLTGAAVMAVGSNYNAIFSPQMATLQLAQKSAAAVSENVWPLPLDAWHKDMCPSAYADTANSRPTKGGGAGGASNAAGFLWRFVSPEANWLHVDLAAAFESSASPLWGAGATTHGVLTIAELLKD
- the sfsA gene encoding DNA/RNA nuclease SfsA, encoding MQFTPKLESGVLIKRYKRFLADIELLNGQEITIHCPNTGSMKNCLFPGEKVWFSTSDNPKRKYAHTWELMQTDQQQLIGINTGRANALAEEAINRQVIPELLGYDSLKREVKYGNENSRIDILLTSQNQPDCYIEVKSCTLLEQQMGYFPDAVTTRGQKHLRELMHMAELGHRAVLLFVVQHSGINCVKPARHIDPQYADLLQQAVLEGVEVLAYKTDLSPLESQITTSCKVMV
- the dksA gene encoding RNA polymerase-binding protein DksA is translated as MPQGTKKLGVLAIAGVDPYQESAGEEYMNPKQRGHFKLILEAWRNQLREEVDRTLTHMQDEAANFPDPVDRAAQEEEFSLELRARDRERKLIKKIEKTLQLIEEDDFGYCNSCGVEIGIRRLEARPTADQCIDCKTLAEIKEKQMAG